A stretch of the Bdellovibrio sp. 22V genome encodes the following:
- a CDS encoding class I SAM-dependent methyltransferase, producing the protein MKLKIPYQDKVTLGYSLARTAHFAAQQLSLPIFEFLTTGKTRRKHSLEPQKMKAAYLELFHLLKKDSENIAQGYYPIEVLKPEKITQHFMRYPRIVMDGYQISKRRADHKAHDFDREAEEFLRELPEYYQRNFHFQTGGYLTKDSAELYEHQVEILFSGAADAMRRLIIPLVKKAHPGNGEGLHFLETAAGTGRLTRFMKLAYPKAKITVLDLSYPYLKKAQDNLHEFDRLDFVQGAAEDLPFQDQKFDLVYSCFLFHELPIEIRRQAVSEGYRVLKPGGLYGLVDSVQKEDAKEFEWALEQFPVDFHEPFYKNYIMNPMEGLLLHQGFEKIHKERGFFAKAVVGQKPFSS; encoded by the coding sequence ATGAAACTCAAAATTCCCTATCAAGACAAAGTGACTTTAGGATACTCTTTGGCGCGGACGGCGCATTTCGCGGCTCAACAGCTGTCCTTGCCTATTTTTGAGTTTCTGACGACTGGCAAGACCCGCCGAAAGCACTCTCTCGAGCCGCAAAAAATGAAGGCGGCTTATCTTGAACTTTTTCATCTTTTAAAAAAAGACAGCGAGAATATTGCGCAAGGATATTATCCGATCGAGGTCTTGAAGCCCGAGAAAATCACGCAGCATTTTATGCGTTATCCGCGCATTGTTATGGATGGCTATCAAATCTCCAAGCGCCGCGCTGATCACAAGGCTCACGATTTTGACAGAGAAGCGGAAGAGTTTCTGCGCGAACTGCCCGAGTATTATCAGCGAAACTTTCATTTTCAGACCGGCGGATATCTGACAAAAGACTCTGCTGAGCTTTACGAGCATCAAGTGGAGATTCTTTTCTCTGGCGCTGCGGATGCGATGAGACGTCTGATTATTCCTCTGGTGAAAAAAGCGCACCCTGGCAATGGAGAAGGATTGCACTTTTTGGAAACGGCCGCGGGAACGGGGCGGCTGACTCGGTTTATGAAGCTGGCATATCCTAAAGCAAAGATAACCGTGTTGGACCTCAGTTATCCGTACTTGAAAAAAGCTCAGGACAATTTGCACGAGTTCGATCGCCTAGATTTTGTGCAAGGAGCGGCGGAGGATTTGCCTTTTCAGGATCAAAAGTTCGATTTGGTCTATTCCTGCTTTCTTTTTCATGAGTTGCCGATTGAAATTCGCCGTCAGGCCGTCAGCGAAGGCTATCGAGTTTTAAAGCCGGGTGGTCTTTATGGTTTGGTCGACTCTGTGCAAAAAGAGGACGCCAAAGAGTTTGAGTGGGCTTTAGAGCAATTTCCCGTGGATTTTCACGAACCTTTCTATAAGAACTACATCATGAATCCGATGGAGGGTTTGCTGCTCCACCAAGGCTTTGAAAAGATCCACAAGGAGCGAGGATTTTTTGCCAAGGCTGTTGTCGGGCAAAAGCCATTCTCTTCTTGA